A genomic region of Deinococcus sp. KSM4-11 contains the following coding sequences:
- a CDS encoding metallophosphoesterase: protein MIGDVHGCFEELLDVLARLGYACSGGTLTPPPGRQVVFVGDLVDRGPRIAAVVRLVMDAVQRGTALCVRGNHDERLARALQGEAVETSKSLLVSLDQLSAVSEAERDAMRRFLASLPARLELDGGRLLVVHAGELKSDDPDEREQFNVWGRRSGRSRADGADGPVDWVTDYTGPALVVYGHTSVLEPDWRGRTVNLDTGCVFGGTLTAMRYPELTLVSVPARQAYASTAHWRALSARA from the coding sequence GTGATCGGAGACGTCCACGGCTGCTTCGAGGAACTGCTGGACGTGCTGGCCCGGCTGGGGTACGCGTGCAGCGGCGGAACGCTCACGCCGCCGCCGGGCCGTCAGGTGGTGTTCGTGGGGGATCTGGTCGACCGTGGCCCCCGGATTGCCGCCGTGGTGCGGCTGGTGATGGACGCCGTGCAGCGTGGCACGGCCCTGTGCGTGCGCGGCAACCACGACGAGCGGCTGGCCCGCGCCCTTCAGGGCGAAGCGGTCGAGACGTCGAAGTCGTTGCTGGTGTCGCTGGATCAGCTCTCCGCGGTGTCAGAGGCCGAACGCGACGCGATGCGGCGCTTTCTGGCATCCCTGCCCGCCCGGCTGGAATTGGATGGCGGCCGCCTGCTGGTCGTGCATGCCGGGGAACTCAAGTCGGACGACCCGGACGAGCGTGAACAGTTCAACGTCTGGGGTCGCAGGTCTGGCCGAAGCCGCGCCGACGGGGCCGACGGGCCAGTGGACTGGGTGACGGACTACACGGGCCCGGCCCTGGTGGTGTACGGCCACACGTCGGTGCTGGAGCCCGACTGGCGAGGACGCACCGTGAACCTCGACACCGGCTGCGTGTTCGGAGGAACGCTCACGGCCATGCGATACCCGGAGTTGACGTTGGTGTCCGTGCCGGCACGGCAGGCGTATGCCTCCACCGCCCACTGGCGGGCCCTGAGCGCCCGCGCATGA
- the ispF gene encoding 2-C-methyl-D-erythritol 2,4-cyclodiphosphate synthase, translating into MVSVPYRIGYGEDAHRLEAGRPLVLGGVPLPEAHHGAVAHSDGDAVLHAVADALLSGLALGDIGQYFPDTAAEWRGLDSRVIVERALELVRERGYGPVNVALVVTLDRPKLGPRRTEIARNVAALLNLPETEVGVSFKTSEGQAPAHVQVRVTVLLARSGAAT; encoded by the coding sequence ATGGTTTCTGTTCCCTACCGCATCGGGTACGGCGAGGACGCGCACCGGCTGGAAGCGGGGCGGCCCCTGGTTCTGGGGGGCGTGCCGCTGCCGGAGGCCCACCACGGCGCGGTGGCCCACAGCGACGGCGACGCGGTGCTGCACGCCGTGGCCGACGCGCTGCTGTCAGGGCTGGCGCTGGGCGACATCGGTCAGTACTTTCCGGATACGGCGGCCGAGTGGCGCGGCCTGGACTCGCGCGTGATCGTGGAGCGGGCGCTGGAGCTGGTGCGCGAGCGTGGGTACGGGCCGGTGAACGTGGCGCTGGTGGTCACGCTGGACCGGCCGAAGCTGGGGCCGAGGCGCACCGAGATCGCCCGGAACGTGGCGGCGCTGCTGAACCTGCCGGAGACGGAGGTGGGCGTGAGTTTCAAGACGTCCGAGGGACAGGCCCCGGCGCACGTGCAGGTGCGGGTGACGGTGCTGCTGGCCCGATCCGGGGCCGCGACCTGA
- a CDS encoding GGDEF domain-containing protein encodes MGQDLPDDLFEFFPLPTLCWPATDHAAEPQPNLAYRRTYPPGALPGAGTWADGHHIQRLLTQDGHLRFSRVHLTTLPGGTRLATIEDVHEYHQDALTGLLDRRALQHDLRTQTPGSVTLLDIDHFKAVNDTLGHAAGDDVLCALAALVATVACTCNGHAYRVGGDEFLLHTPRPIPADQLDQLHGQFRLAISRLGVPRGQISSGMAHAPRDGNTIRHLILHADAQLGEHKHHRQGAVHRLNLEPEPTPHRPAGWTHR; translated from the coding sequence ATGGGTCAGGATCTACCCGACGATCTCTTCGAATTCTTTCCGCTGCCCACGCTGTGCTGGCCAGCCACAGACCACGCGGCTGAACCGCAACCGAATCTCGCCTACCGGCGCACCTATCCGCCCGGCGCCCTGCCGGGTGCCGGCACCTGGGCCGACGGGCACCACATCCAGCGCCTCCTCACACAGGACGGTCACCTCCGCTTCAGCCGCGTGCACCTGACCACCCTGCCCGGCGGCACGCGGCTGGCCACCATCGAGGACGTCCACGAGTACCACCAGGACGCCCTGACCGGCCTGCTCGACCGCCGCGCCCTGCAGCACGATCTCCGAACCCAGACGCCGGGCAGCGTGACCCTGCTCGACATCGACCACTTCAAGGCTGTGAACGACACCCTCGGACACGCCGCCGGCGACGACGTGCTGTGCGCGCTGGCCGCGCTCGTCGCCACGGTCGCCTGCACCTGCAATGGACACGCCTACCGCGTGGGCGGCGACGAATTCCTATTGCACACGCCGCGCCCCATCCCGGCCGACCAGCTGGATCAGCTGCACGGACAGTTCCGGCTGGCCATCTCCCGTCTGGGTGTGCCACGCGGCCAGATTTCCAGCGGCATGGCTCATGCCCCCCGCGACGGTAACACCATCCGGCACCTGATCCTGCACGCTGACGCGCAACTCGGTGAGCACAAACACCACCGGCAAGGCGCCGTTCACCGTCTGAACCTGGAGCCGGAGCCCACACCCCACCGTCCGGCGGGCTGGACGCACCGTTGA
- a CDS encoding ATP-binding protein: MTGPTFTDELRTLGDLHLGTFHKVKSLVMLAYVALEGPTPRRDLRTLLWPNARQPESSLRVALYVLREAAPGALEGEERLETSLPSDAARLLTLRGQAALNAYPGAFLGGVKLGDVSTDLEEWVEGWRTRLARHVQGEVLALAEASDPAHAEALTERAYRLPGAPPAEPELLRRLLALTLPGSALETELRAELHGLTGPDDTPVASTTRTGRMLGRAQPLDALLAWAARPGGAVAAVSGPGGIGKSTLSRELLRELSRAGRHAVLVDSEGARSSADLLPRLAGASAPGQAVQGTWAGLAPLLGDSPVILLDGVDDLHDLAALLGTLRRDLPDVRWVLSGRRRRLGQLAPPGQAVAADTLTLTLGGLDVPPPDADLPEIAASSAVILFLREAARVRRDFTLSPDNAALIGGLARRLLGHPLALALAASWLRVESLDDVYARVLHEAATLSSPGGDHDGRRGLMLVAQRSWELLNEREREAALRLGVCADFDPADTPALGVSDHDLDALLTHSFLETYQPGSERLRVYPALTGVLNAQAQAHPALAHAARRAHAEHYLTWFTAQAPESPPVDLERGNLRLAVSNALRDSTLQASTVNHLLAHYDRRGLLGSGTDVFALLADEAEDATAPADVQAATQIACMWLAYRAGRLLDAQTLAARFLQGPLAGDPASRMKVLNTLGSVRAQQGQYRASVDLIRQALALAEQLGDRMRVVGYRMNILGSLSFFADTAEIRAELAAIVRLLPELPESLGLHVRRYMLQTSLYLPDTDLDALLAEVSDVQMACERLGDVSSAMLCLTYRSRINLRQGNLREAQAVTAHLRERLRTVEDAEIEIEVALLDTALLYARGRALEARQSASEAMPRVAKGSNPWTAIELFLIVAADLLASDPAGVRAFAAAIAQDHNTHTEQRRRAEAVAGPTPNAGPPLDVGALRAWLHDHLDSR; the protein is encoded by the coding sequence ATGACCGGACCGACGTTCACCGACGAGTTGCGAACCCTGGGTGACCTGCACCTGGGCACGTTCCACAAGGTGAAGAGTCTGGTGATGCTGGCGTACGTGGCCCTGGAGGGACCCACGCCCCGCCGGGATCTGCGGACGCTGCTGTGGCCGAACGCGCGGCAGCCGGAGTCCAGCCTGCGCGTCGCGCTGTACGTGCTGCGCGAGGCCGCGCCCGGCGCCCTGGAAGGCGAGGAACGCCTGGAGACCTCGCTGCCCAGCGACGCCGCCCGCCTGCTCACCCTGCGCGGGCAGGCGGCCCTGAACGCCTATCCTGGCGCGTTCCTGGGGGGCGTGAAACTCGGCGACGTCTCCACGGACCTCGAGGAGTGGGTGGAGGGCTGGCGCACCCGGCTGGCCCGGCATGTGCAGGGCGAGGTGCTGGCCCTGGCCGAGGCGAGCGATCCGGCACACGCCGAGGCCCTCACGGAGCGCGCCTACCGCCTGCCGGGTGCGCCGCCCGCCGAACCGGAGCTGCTGCGCCGCCTGCTGGCCCTGACGCTGCCCGGGAGCGCGCTGGAAACCGAACTGCGGGCCGAACTGCACGGACTGACCGGCCCGGACGACACACCCGTCGCCTCCACCACCCGCACGGGGCGCATGCTGGGCCGTGCCCAGCCGCTGGACGCGCTGCTGGCGTGGGCCGCCCGGCCCGGCGGGGCGGTCGCGGCGGTCAGTGGCCCCGGCGGGATCGGCAAGAGCACCCTGAGCCGCGAACTGCTGCGCGAACTGAGCCGTGCAGGTCGCCACGCCGTGCTCGTCGACTCCGAGGGAGCGCGGAGCAGCGCCGACCTGCTGCCCCGCCTGGCCGGGGCCAGCGCGCCCGGTCAGGCCGTGCAGGGGACCTGGGCGGGCCTGGCGCCGCTGCTGGGAGACTCGCCCGTGATCCTGCTGGACGGCGTGGACGACCTGCACGACCTCGCAGCGCTGCTGGGCACCCTGCGCCGCGACCTGCCGGACGTGCGCTGGGTGCTCAGCGGCCGCCGCCGCCGACTGGGCCAGCTCGCGCCGCCCGGCCAGGCGGTGGCCGCTGACACGCTGACCCTGACCCTGGGCGGCCTGGACGTGCCGCCGCCCGACGCCGACCTGCCGGAGATCGCCGCGAGCAGCGCCGTGATCCTGTTTCTGCGCGAGGCGGCCCGCGTGCGCCGCGACTTCACCCTGAGCCCGGACAACGCCGCCCTGATCGGCGGCCTGGCCCGCCGCCTGCTGGGGCACCCGCTGGCCCTGGCACTGGCTGCGTCGTGGCTGCGCGTGGAAAGCCTGGACGACGTCTACGCCCGCGTGCTGCACGAGGCCGCGACCCTCAGCAGTCCCGGCGGCGATCACGATGGCCGCCGGGGCCTGATGCTGGTCGCCCAGCGCTCGTGGGAGCTGCTGAACGAGCGCGAGCGCGAGGCCGCCCTGCGCCTGGGCGTGTGTGCCGACTTCGACCCGGCCGACACGCCCGCCCTGGGCGTGAGCGACCACGATCTGGACGCCCTGCTGACCCATTCCTTTCTGGAAACGTACCAGCCGGGCAGTGAGCGCCTACGCGTATACCCGGCCCTGACCGGCGTCCTGAACGCCCAGGCCCAGGCGCACCCGGCACTGGCGCACGCTGCCCGCCGTGCCCATGCCGAGCACTACCTGACGTGGTTTACCGCGCAGGCCCCGGAAAGTCCTCCGGTCGATCTGGAGCGCGGCAACCTGCGGCTGGCCGTCTCGAACGCGCTCCGGGACAGCACGCTTCAGGCCAGCACCGTGAATCACCTGCTGGCCCACTACGACCGGCGCGGCCTGCTGGGCAGCGGCACCGACGTGTTCGCGCTGCTGGCCGACGAGGCCGAGGACGCCACAGCGCCCGCCGACGTGCAGGCGGCCACCCAGATCGCGTGCATGTGGCTGGCGTACCGTGCCGGACGGCTGCTGGACGCGCAGACGCTGGCCGCCCGTTTTTTGCAGGGTCCGCTGGCCGGCGACCCAGCGAGCCGGATGAAAGTGCTGAATACGCTGGGGAGTGTCCGTGCCCAGCAGGGCCAGTACCGGGCGTCCGTCGACCTCATCCGGCAGGCCCTGGCGCTGGCCGAACAGCTCGGAGACCGGATGCGGGTCGTGGGGTACCGGATGAACATCCTGGGCAGCCTCAGTTTTTTTGCGGACACCGCCGAAATCCGCGCGGAATTGGCCGCTATTGTGCGCCTGCTTCCAGAACTCCCGGAAAGCCTGGGCCTGCATGTCCGCCGGTACATGCTGCAAACCAGCCTCTACCTGCCGGACACCGATCTCGATGCCCTGCTCGCAGAGGTTTCGGACGTCCAGATGGCCTGCGAACGTCTTGGTGACGTGAGCAGCGCCATGCTCTGCCTGACCTACAGAAGCCGGATCAACCTTCGCCAGGGCAACCTCCGGGAGGCGCAGGCCGTCACCGCGCATCTCCGGGAGAGGCTGCGAACCGTCGAAGATGCCGAAATCGAGATTGAGGTCGCCCTGCTGGACACGGCGCTGCTCTACGCCCGAGGCCGCGCACTGGAGGCCCGGCAGTCTGCCAGCGAGGCCATGCCACGGGTGGCCAAGGGGAGCAATCCCTGGACGGCCATCGAACTGTTCCTGATCGTGGCCGCGGACCTGCTGGCCTCCGACCCGGCAGGCGTCCGTGCCTTTGCGGCGGCCATTGCCCAGGATCACAACACACATACCGAACAGCGGCGGCGGGCAGAGGCCGTGGCCGGCCCGACCCCGAATGCCGGGCCACCGCTGGACGTGGGCGCGCTCCGGGCGTGGCTTCACGACCACCTTGACTCTCGCTGA
- a CDS encoding YigZ family protein, with protein sequence MNHSEFLAFAQRADTPEEAFSQLAALKSRYPDATHHCWAYQIGPAVRFHDDGEPGGTAGTPILRAIHGQDVDHVMVVVVRYYGGVNLGTGGLMRAYGGTAAECLRTAPRLEVRPRQSVMVRVAFEHVSALYHALVTFDTVRGEEAYGAAGVTLDVQLFPEDVPAFTSALRDATRGAAHIETDPPEP encoded by the coding sequence GTGAACCATTCCGAATTCCTGGCCTTCGCCCAGCGGGCCGACACGCCGGAGGAAGCGTTCTCGCAGCTCGCAGCGTTGAAGAGCCGCTATCCGGACGCCACGCACCACTGCTGGGCGTACCAGATCGGCCCGGCCGTCCGCTTCCACGACGACGGCGAGCCGGGCGGGACGGCGGGCACCCCGATCCTGCGCGCCATCCACGGACAGGACGTGGATCACGTGATGGTCGTGGTCGTCCGGTACTACGGCGGCGTGAACCTGGGCACGGGCGGCCTGATGCGCGCCTACGGAGGCACGGCGGCCGAGTGCCTGCGCACCGCGCCCCGGCTGGAGGTCCGCCCCCGGCAGTCCGTGATGGTTCGCGTGGCGTTCGAGCACGTGAGCGCCCTGTACCACGCGCTGGTCACCTTCGACACTGTGCGCGGCGAGGAAGCATATGGCGCGGCCGGCGTGACGCTCGACGTGCAGCTGTTCCCGGAGGACGTTCCCGCCTTCACATCAGCCCTGCGGGACGCGACACGCGGCGCAGCCCACATCGAGACCGACCCTCCCGAACCCTGA
- a CDS encoding NUDIX hydrolase: MSDRPESDVPADTHPNWPALVEDAAQPWETLSTRVLFEGRRALSEDRVRLPSGVETTYQYRQRGPRAVFALPIVDSGDAVLIRQYRYPLRATITEVVAGGIEPGESVLAAAQREVAEEVGGRGGEWLPLPGFYPQPSISGVVFYPFLALGVTLGEMAHEDTETIERVVMPLREVYRMLETGEIHDGPSSLTLFHARRHLEDRGLL, translated from the coding sequence ATGAGTGACCGACCCGAGTCCGACGTGCCTGCGGACACGCACCCGAACTGGCCTGCGCTGGTCGAGGACGCCGCGCAGCCCTGGGAGACCCTCTCGACCAGGGTGCTGTTCGAGGGGCGCCGCGCCCTCTCGGAAGACCGGGTGCGGCTGCCCAGCGGCGTGGAGACCACGTACCAGTACCGGCAGCGCGGCCCACGGGCGGTGTTCGCGCTGCCGATCGTGGACAGCGGCGACGCGGTGCTGATCCGCCAGTACCGGTACCCGCTGCGCGCCACCATTACCGAGGTCGTGGCGGGCGGCATCGAACCCGGCGAGTCCGTTCTGGCCGCCGCACAGCGCGAGGTGGCCGAGGAGGTCGGCGGGCGCGGCGGTGAGTGGCTGCCGCTGCCGGGCTTCTACCCGCAGCCGAGCATCAGCGGCGTGGTGTTCTACCCCTTCCTGGCGCTGGGCGTGACCCTGGGAGAGATGGCCCACGAGGACACCGAGACCATCGAGCGCGTGGTCATGCCCCTGCGCGAGGTGTACCGGATGCTGGAGACCGGAGAGATCCACGACGGGCCGAGCAGCCTGACGCTGTTCCACGCGCGCCGGCACCTGGAAGACCGGGGCCTGCTCTGA
- a CDS encoding DUF4403 family protein, whose translation MSASALAASSAEPAASSTLAVPLTVPLAGVQVAANARVPAEFARLDETRSYLGGLLSVQLTGTVTRVGHVSVHPSADGAGLVVSVPIRAAFRAGPGGTGAILARNFGGEATVRLTVTPYVTPEWDAGVRVVGSALWTDPLGVDLAPGVRISVQSLVESQVQAQLDRVAAEVERAVQQGARLRERAQALWTRGQQPWALPTPEPASALVTGRTLAVTPVRVTPDAVTFTLGAAFDLRAQLGQAVPLDAPSPLPPVRVGPVQDGVQLSVPARLAWPDLSRLATSYAAARTIPLPVPTHPTLRVLDVTLTPAGEQVRAAVHVQVSGPLGLKVQATANVTGTPVLDSAGRTLTLEGATVVTRREGLTGRVIGWLADARAQAFVRQAAHVELGPLLERARTQAQARLPFRPVPGVTLSGTVGTLHLSGLDVTPGALIVTAAASGTLAARVDVAGLDAAAGRAR comes from the coding sequence ATGTCCGCGTCCGCCCTCGCCGCCTCGTCAGCTGAACCTGCGGCGTCCTCGACTCTGGCCGTGCCGCTGACCGTGCCCCTGGCCGGCGTGCAGGTGGCCGCGAACGCCCGCGTGCCCGCCGAGTTCGCGCGGCTGGACGAGACGCGCTCGTACCTGGGAGGCCTGCTGAGCGTGCAGCTCACGGGCACGGTCACGCGCGTGGGGCACGTCAGTGTGCACCCGTCGGCCGACGGTGCCGGACTGGTGGTGAGCGTGCCCATCCGCGCGGCGTTCCGGGCCGGGCCGGGTGGGACGGGGGCCATCCTGGCCCGCAATTTCGGCGGGGAGGCGACCGTGCGCCTGACTGTGACGCCGTACGTGACACCGGAGTGGGACGCGGGCGTGCGCGTGGTCGGCAGCGCGCTCTGGACCGACCCGCTGGGCGTGGATCTCGCGCCGGGCGTGCGGATCAGCGTGCAGTCCCTGGTGGAGTCGCAGGTGCAGGCGCAGCTTGACCGGGTGGCGGCCGAGGTCGAGCGGGCCGTGCAGCAGGGCGCGCGGCTGCGCGAACGGGCGCAGGCGCTGTGGACGCGGGGCCAGCAGCCGTGGGCGCTGCCCACTCCGGAACCCGCCAGCGCCCTCGTCACGGGACGCACGCTGGCGGTCACGCCCGTGCGGGTCACGCCGGACGCCGTGACGTTCACGCTGGGAGCCGCCTTCGATCTGCGGGCTCAGCTCGGGCAGGCGGTTCCGCTGGACGCGCCCTCTCCCCTGCCGCCAGTGCGGGTGGGGCCCGTCCAGGACGGCGTGCAGCTGAGCGTGCCCGCGCGATTGGCGTGGCCCGACCTGTCCCGGCTGGCGACGTCCTACGCGGCGGCGCGGACCATTCCGCTGCCCGTACCGACCCATCCCACGCTGCGCGTGCTGGACGTGACCCTGACGCCCGCCGGAGAGCAGGTCAGGGCGGCCGTGCACGTGCAGGTCAGCGGGCCGCTGGGCCTGAAGGTGCAGGCGACGGCCAACGTGACCGGCACGCCTGTGCTGGACAGCGCCGGACGCACCCTGACCCTCGAGGGCGCCACGGTGGTCACGCGGCGTGAGGGGCTGACCGGGCGCGTGATCGGCTGGCTGGCCGATGCCCGAGCGCAGGCCTTCGTGCGGCAGGCGGCACACGTGGAACTGGGGCCGCTGCTGGAACGCGCCCGCACGCAGGCTCAGGCCCGATTGCCCTTCCGGCCGGTGCCCGGCGTCACGCTCTCCGGCACGGTGGGAACGCTGCACTTGAGCGGCCTGGATGTCACACCGGGGGCGCTGATCGTGACGGCCGCCGCCTCGGGCACGCTGGCCGCGCGCGTGGACGTGGCCGGGCTGGACGCCGCTGCCGGACGTGCGCGCTAG